Within the Deinococcus depolymerans genome, the region CCTCCAGCGCACACCGGCGATGGCGATTGGGCTGACCGATCGCGTTTGGACGCTGCGAGCGTGGCTGTCACGGCCTCAAGGCGTTCCCTGTCGGGCATAGTTCCAGCCAACTACCCATCGTCCGTCCGGCGTGGGGCACCATGACGAAATCAATGGCCAGGAACGCGCCTTCCGGCGCGTTCCTGGCTCGGCGCTGGAGGTCTTTCGTCGATGCGAAGGAGTCCCGCGCCATCTCCTGGGAGATGGCGCTTTTGCGCAGGGGGCTGTAGGGAACGAGACCGCTGAGGCTGGTGATTCGGTTCAGCTGCGCGGTGATGATGCTGTGCGGTAGGCTGGGCGTGCGAGGCATAGTCACTTCGCATCAAGGCCCATGAGACCGGGGAATTTCAAGCCCCTGCCTCCTGGGCCTTCGTGCTGGTCGCTGTTCTCTCGCCCGTGGAAACTCTTGTCATACGGACTGCCGTCTGGTTCGCTGACAATCCGGAACTTCACCGGATTGCCGGCTCCACGTCCGGAACCCGTTTTGCTCCCACTCGCCTCGCTCGGATTGAATGGCTTACAAAGCCGTTCAATCGGAGTCCGTATCAGCGGGGCAGTTGCGTCTCGATGAAGGCCATCAGGCCCCGGATGTACGCGCGGTCGAAGCGGAATTCCACCCCGGCGGCGCGGTACAGCTCCGGCACGCTGACCGTGCTGCCCAGACGCAGGCTGGCCCTGTAGCGGTCGAGGGCGCCCGCCGGGTCCGCCTGCGCGGCCCGCCAGATGCCGGTCGCCGCGAGGTAACACATGGCGTACTCGATGTAGTAGAAGGGCGCCTGGAACACGTGGTAGTACTGCCAGCCCTTGGCGCGCACCGTCTCGTCCAGGCCCTCCCAGTTCACGAAGGGGTGGAAGGTCCGGTCGAGTTCCAGCCACTTGGCGTCCAGATCCGCGACCATGACCGTCTCGGGCGCCTCGGCGTACAGCCAGTGCTGGAAGGCGTCCATCTGCGCGGCCCACGGCAGGAACGCCACGACGCCCTGCAGCTGCTTCTCGCGGTAACGGTCCAGCTCCTCGGGCGTGAACACGTGCCCCAGGTGGTCCAGGGTCAGGAACTCCATGGCCATGCTGGGAATCTCCACGAACTCAATGGGACTCCAGCGGTTCCAGACGAGCGGCTGCGCGTCCCCGCTGTAGAAGCCGTGGAAGGCGTGCCCGACCTCGTGGAACAGCACGCGCACGTCCTCGGCGCTGCCCACCACGTTCATCAGCACGAACGGTTCGTTGTGGGTGGGGAAGTACTGGCAGTAGGCGTGCGTCATCTTGCCGGGCCGGGATTCCAGGTCCAGCAGCCCGCCTGCCCGCATCTGCCGGAAGCGTGCGGCCAGGTCGGCGTCCAGTGACGCGAAGGCCGTCTCGGCCAGCGTCTCGAGTTCCGCGCCCGTGCGGAAGGGCGTCAGGGGCGCGCGGCCCTGCGGGTCGAGCAGGCTGTTGCGGTTGTAATCCCAGGGGCGCACGCTGTCCAGGCCCAGCTGCGCGGCGATCCCCTGCACGATCCGCGCGGTGAGCGGCACGGCCTCGTCCCGCACCGCCTCGTGGAAGGCGTGGCAGTCGGCGGGCGAGTAATCCACCCGGTCCAGGACCCGCCACTGGTAGTCGCGGAAGGTGGGCAGGTCGGCGTTGCGGGCCAGCTGCCAGCGCGTGCCGATCAGGTCCAGCATCACCCCGTCGAGTTCGGCGGCGACGCCCCGGTTGCTCTCGCTCAGGGCGCGCCACGCCGCCTCGCGCGCCGCGCGGTCCGGGCTGTCCAGGCGCTGCTTGGCCTGCGGGATGGTCAGCGTCTGGCCGTTCAGCGTGACCTTCTGGTTGCCGGTCGCGACCGAGTAACGGTTTTTCTGCGCCTCGTGCGTCACGCCCAGCGTCACGTTCGCCTCGCGGTACAGCGCCGCCGCGTCGCGCATCCGCCGGAAGTTCAGCGCGAACTCGGGGGCCGGCACGTAGTCCGGCACGGCCAGCAGTTTCTCCTTGAGGGCCTGTTCGGCCCGCTCCGCTTCGGGCAGCACCTGCGCCACGAAGGTCTGGTAGCGTTCCTGCACGTCCGGGCGGTCGGTGTGCAGGTCCGCGTGGGTGGACAGCCGTGACGCCGTGTCGATCAGGGCGCTGCTGACCGCGTTCCAGTCCGCCAGCCACGCCGGCACGCCGGCGGCGTCCAGCGGCGCGTCCAGCAGGTCCCGGTAGCGACCCGAGAACGCCTCCCAGCGGGAATTCCCGGCTGGGACATGCAGCTTGGCCTCGACGGCACTCAGGTCGGGCGCACTCAGGTCAGTGGAGGTGGCGGTCATCCCTGCGAGTGTACGCGAGCAGACGCGCCCGCCGCTCAGCCCTGGCGGTCACGGGCCGGTTTGCCGGGACGGCCCCCGCGCTGCCCGTTGCCTTCGGGCAGGGCCTTGATTTCCGCCTCGGTCAGGCGGCGCAGCTCGCTGGCGGGCACGCCGGTCAGGACGCCCTGATCGGTGAAGACGTCCACGGTGCCGGTCAGCGGGTGCAGTTTCGTGACCTTGCCGCACGCGCCGCTGCTCTCGTGGCACACGCGGGCGTTCTTGCGCGGCAGGTCGGCCAGCAGTTCCAGGTACTGGGTGTGCTCGAACTGCAGGCAGCACAGCAGTCGCCCGCAGGGGCCCGAGAGTTTCTCCGGGTTCAGCGGTAACTGCTGGTCGCGGGCCATGCGGATGCTGACCGGCGCGAAGTCCTGCAGGTGCGTCGACGAGCAGTTCTCGCGGCCGCAGGCTCCCAGCGTTCCGATCATCTGCGCCTGCTCGCGCGGCCCGATCGCCGCGAAGTTCACGCGGGCGCGGGTGTGGGCGCGCACCTCGCCGATCAGGCCGGTCAGTTCGATGCGTTCGTCCGCGCTGTAACTGACGGTCACGAGGCTCTCGTCGAGCGTGAATTCCACGGCCACGACCTTCACCGGCAGGCCTTTTTGCCGGGCGCGGGCGCGCAGCAGCCACTTGAGGTCCTCGCCGGAGGCGTGCAGCGC harbors:
- a CDS encoding stage 0 sporulation family protein — its product is MFVLPVRFERSPRLHPMLSEEPHAVGTRVVVQGKRGPEVATVRGEAAPPEAQARYGAVLRAATPDDLSRWEALHASGEDLKWLLRARARQKGLPVKVVAVEFTLDESLVTVSYSADERIELTGLIGEVRAHTRARVNFAAIGPREQAQMIGTLGACGRENCSSTHLQDFAPVSIRMARDQQLPLNPEKLSGPCGRLLCCLQFEHTQYLELLADLPRKNARVCHESSGACGKVTKLHPLTGTVDVFTDQGVLTGVPASELRRLTEAEIKALPEGNGQRGGRPGKPARDRQG
- a CDS encoding M3 family oligoendopeptidase — encoded protein: MTATSTDLSAPDLSAVEAKLHVPAGNSRWEAFSGRYRDLLDAPLDAAGVPAWLADWNAVSSALIDTASRLSTHADLHTDRPDVQERYQTFVAQVLPEAERAEQALKEKLLAVPDYVPAPEFALNFRRMRDAAALYREANVTLGVTHEAQKNRYSVATGNQKVTLNGQTLTIPQAKQRLDSPDRAAREAAWRALSESNRGVAAELDGVMLDLIGTRWQLARNADLPTFRDYQWRVLDRVDYSPADCHAFHEAVRDEAVPLTARIVQGIAAQLGLDSVRPWDYNRNSLLDPQGRAPLTPFRTGAELETLAETAFASLDADLAARFRQMRAGGLLDLESRPGKMTHAYCQYFPTHNEPFVLMNVVGSAEDVRVLFHEVGHAFHGFYSGDAQPLVWNRWSPIEFVEIPSMAMEFLTLDHLGHVFTPEELDRYREKQLQGVVAFLPWAAQMDAFQHWLYAEAPETVMVADLDAKWLELDRTFHPFVNWEGLDETVRAKGWQYYHVFQAPFYYIEYAMCYLAATGIWRAAQADPAGALDRYRASLRLGSTVSVPELYRAAGVEFRFDRAYIRGLMAFIETQLPR